In one Brienomyrus brachyistius isolate T26 chromosome 5, BBRACH_0.4, whole genome shotgun sequence genomic region, the following are encoded:
- the LOC125741658 gene encoding sarcoplasmic/endoplasmic reticulum calcium ATPase 1-like isoform X1 encodes MENAHTKSPSESLAYFGVSETSGLTPDQFKKNLAKYGYNELPAEEGKSIWELVIEQFEDLLVRILLLAACISFVLAWFEEGEETVTAFVEPFVILLILIANAVVGVWQERNAESAIEALKEYEPEMGKVYRADRKSVQRIKAREIVPGDIVEVSVGDKVPADIRITAIRSTTLRVDQSILTGESVSVIKHTDVVPDPRAVNQDKKNMLFSGTNIAAGKAIGVAVATGVSTEIGKIRDQMAATEQEKTPLQQKLDEFGEQLSKVISLICVAVWLINIGHFNDPVHGGSWIRGAVYYFKIAVALAVAAIPEGLPAVITTCLALGTRRMAKKNAIVRSLPSVETLGCTSVICSDKTGTLTTNQMCVTKMFIIDKVEGDNVVLEDFNISGSKYTPEGEVTKGSAPVKCGQYDGLVELATICALCNDSSLDYNESKGIYEKVGEATETALCCLVEKMNVFNTEVRGLSKVERANACCTVIKQLMKKDFTLEFSRDRKSMSVYCSPAKSSRVAVGNKMFVKGAPEGVIDRCAYVRVGTTRVPLTPPVKDKIMTVIKEWGTGRDTLRCLALATRDTPLKMEEMNLEDSTKFAEYETDLTFVGCVGMLDPPRKEVSVSIELCRAAGIRVIMITGDNKGTAVAICRRIGIFGEDEDVTGRAFTGREFDDLPTSEQREAVRRACCFARVEPAHKSKIVEYLQSYDEITAMTGDGVNDAPALKKAEIGIAMGSGTAVAKSASEMVLADDNFSSIVAAVEEGRAIYNNMKQFIRYLISSNVGEVVCIFLTAALGLPEALIPVQLLWVNLVTDGLPATALGFNPPDLDIMGKAPRSPKEPLISGWLFFRYLAIGGYVGAATVGAAAWWFLYSEDGPNVTFYQLSHFMQCHDENEDFAGVECEIFEAAPPMTMALSVLVTIEMCNALNSLSENQSLLRMPPWSNCWLLGAMTLSMSLHFLIIYVDPLPMIFKLTHLNLTQWMIVLQLSFPVILLDEVLKFMARNYLEQKDDNLVAKKWK; translated from the exons ATGGAGAACGCTCACACAAAGAGCCCCTCTGAGTCCCTGGCCTATTTTGGGGTCAGCGAAACCTCGGGCTTAACTCCTGACCAGTTCAAGAAGAACTTGGCTAAATATGGCTACAACG AGCTGCCAGCTGAGGAAG GGAAGAGTATCTGGGAGCTGGTTATTGAGCAGTTCGAGGATTTGCTGGTCAGAATTTTACTgctggctgcctgcatttcattt GTGCTGGCCTGGTTTGAGGAAGGTGAAGAGACCGTGACTGCGTTTGTGGAGCCCTTCGTCATCCTACTCATCCTCATCGCCAATGCCGTGGTTGGAGTTTGGCAG GAGCGTAATGCAGAAAGTGCCATTGAAGCTCTGAAAGAGTATGAACCGGAAATGGGGAAGGTGTATCGTGCAGACAGGAAGAGCGTCCAGAGGATCAAGGCCAGAGAGATCGTCCCCGGGGACATCGTGGAAGTGTCCG TTGGAGACAAAGTTCCTGCTGACATCAGGATTACTGCTATCCGTTCTACCACTCTCCGTGTTGACCAGTCCATTCTTACCG GTGAGTCTGTCAGTGTGATCAAGCACACTGACGTCGTTCCTGACCCCAGAGCTGTGAACCAGGACAAGAAGAATATGCTGTTCTCC GGTACCAACATTGCGGCAGGAAAGGCCATCGGAGTAGCTGTGGCCACAGGTGTCTCCACTGAGATCGGCAAAATCCGTGACCAGATGGCAGCCACCGAGCAAGAGAAGACCCCACTGCAACAGAAGCTGGATGAATTTGGCGAGCAGCTTTCCAAAGTCATTTCCCTCATCTGCGTCGCCGTGTGGTTGATCAATATTGGCCACTTCAATGACCCCGTCCATGGCGGCTCATGGATCCGCGGTGCCGTCTACTACTTTAAGATCGCTGTGGCTTTGGCCGTTGCTGCCATCCCTGAAG GTCTGCCAGCTGTCATCACTACTTGCCTGGCTCTGGGCACACGCCGCATGGCCAAGAAGAATGCCATCGTCAGGAGTCTGCCATCCGTGGAGACTCTGGGCTGCACTTCCGTCATCTGTTCCGATAAGACCGGCACCCTCACCACCAATCAGATGTGTGTGACCAAG ATGTTCATCATTGATAAAGTGGAAGGTGACAATGTTGTCTTGGAAGATTTCAATATCTCTGGGTCCAAGTATACCCCCGAGGGAGAAGT CACCAAGGGCAGTGCCCCCGTGAAATGTGGCCAGTACGATGGCCTCGTGGAGCTGGCCACCATCTGTGCCCTGTGCAATGACTCCTCCCTGGACTACAATGAA tctaagGGTATTTACGAGAAGGTGGGTGAggctacagagactgccctctgcTGTCTGGTTGAGAAGATGAACGTGTTCAACACTGAGGTGCGTGGGCTGTCCAAGGTGGAGAGAGCCAACGCCTGCTGTACT GTGATTAAGCAACTGATGAAGAAGGACTTCACCCTGGAGTTCTCACGTGACAGGAAGTCCATGTCTGTTTATTGCTCGCCGGCCAAATCATCTCGTGTCGCTGTTGGTAACAAGATGTTTGTGAAG GGAGCCCCAGAGGGTGTCATTGATAGGTGCGCCTATGTGCGTGTTGGCACCACCCGGGTACCCCTGACACCCCCTGTCAAGGATAAAATCATGACTGTAATCAAGGAATGGGGTACTGGTAGGGACACCCTGCGCTGCCTGGCCCTTGCCACCCGTGACACTCCTctgaagatggaggagatgaacctGGAGGACTCAACcaagtttgcagaatatgaG ACTGACCTGACCTTCGTTGGCTGTGTGGGTATGCTTGATCCTCCACGTAAGGAAGTCTCTGTATCTATCGAGCTGTGTAGGGCTGCAGGAATCCGCGTCATCATGATCACTG GTGACAACAAGGGGACAGCGGTGGCCATCTGCCGTCGTATCGGCATCTTCGGTGAGGATGAGGATGTCACTGGCCGGGCCTTTACTGGACGTGAGTTTGATGACCTTCCCACATCCGAGCAGAGGGAGGCAGTCCGCCGGGCGTGCTGCTTTGCCCGTGTGGAGCCTGCTCACAAAAGCAAGATCGTGGAGTACCTGCAGAGCTACGATGAGATCACCGCCATG ACTGGTGATGGTGTAAATGACGCCCCTGCCCTGAAGAAGGCTGAGATTGGCATTGCCATGGGCTCTGGCACAGCTGTTGCCAAGTCTGCATCAGAGATGGTCCTGGCTGACGACAACTTCTCCTCCATCGTGGCGGCCGTGGAGGAGGGTCGTGCCATCTACAACAACATGAAGCAGTTCATCCGCTACCTCATCTCCTCGAACGTGGGCGAAGTCGTCTG TATCTTCCTCACAGCGGCTCTGGGTCTGCCTGAGGCTCTGATCCCGGTGCAGCTGCTGTGGGTGAACCTGGTAACGGACGGCCTTCCTGCCACTGCCCTGGGCTTCAACCCCCCAGACCTGGACATCATGGGCAAGGCCCCCCGTTCCCCGAAGGAGCCGCTTATCTCTGGCTGGCTCTTCTTCAGATACCTGGCCATTGGCG GCTATGTGGGCGCAGCTACAGTTGGTGCTGCAGCTTGGTGGTTCTTGTATAGTGAAGATGGTCCCAATGTCACTTTCTACCAGCTG TCCCACTTCATGCAGTGCCATGATGAGAATGAAGACTTTGCTGGTGTTGAATGTGAAATCTTTGAAGCTGCTCCACCAATGACCATGGCCCTGTCCGTGCTGGTCACCATCGAGATGTGCAATGCGCTCAACAG CCTTTCTGAGAATCAGTCACTGCTGCGCATgcctccctggagcaattgctGGCTGCTGGGTGCCATGACCCTCTCCATGTCCCTCCACTTCCTGATCATCTATGTGGACCCTCTTCCC ATGATCTTCAAGCTGACTCATTTAAATTTGACTCAGTGGATGATAGTGCTACAGCTGTCCTTCCCAGTTATCTTGCTTGATGAGGTGCTGAAGTTCATGGCTCGCAACTACCTGGAAC AGAAAGATGACAATCTAGTGGCGAAAAAGTGGAAATGA
- the LOC125741658 gene encoding sarcoplasmic/endoplasmic reticulum calcium ATPase 1-like isoform X2, producing the protein MENAHTKSPSESLAYFGVSETSGLTPDQFKKNLAKYGYNELPAEEGKSIWELVIEQFEDLLVRILLLAACISFVLAWFEEGEETVTAFVEPFVILLILIANAVVGVWQERNAESAIEALKEYEPEMGKVYRADRKSVQRIKAREIVPGDIVEVSVGDKVPADIRITAIRSTTLRVDQSILTGESVSVIKHTDVVPDPRAVNQDKKNMLFSGTNIAAGKAIGVAVATGVSTEIGKIRDQMAATEQEKTPLQQKLDEFGEQLSKVISLICVAVWLINIGHFNDPVHGGSWIRGAVYYFKIAVALAVAAIPEGLPAVITTCLALGTRRMAKKNAIVRSLPSVETLGCTSVICSDKTGTLTTNQMCVTKMFIIDKVEGDNVVLEDFNISGSKYTPEGEVTKGSAPVKCGQYDGLVELATICALCNDSSLDYNESKGIYEKVGEATETALCCLVEKMNVFNTEVRGLSKVERANACCTVIKQLMKKDFTLEFSRDRKSMSVYCSPAKSSRVAVGNKMFVKGAPEGVIDRCAYVRVGTTRVPLTPPVKDKIMTVIKEWGTGRDTLRCLALATRDTPLKMEEMNLEDSTKFAEYETDLTFVGCVGMLDPPRKEVSVSIELCRAAGIRVIMITGDNKGTAVAICRRIGIFGEDEDVTGRAFTGREFDDLPTSEQREAVRRACCFARVEPAHKSKIVEYLQSYDEITAMTGDGVNDAPALKKAEIGIAMGSGTAVAKSASEMVLADDNFSSIVAAVEEGRAIYNNMKQFIRYLISSNVGEVVCIFLTAALGLPEALIPVQLLWVNLVTDGLPATALGFNPPDLDIMGKAPRSPKEPLISGWLFFRYLAIGGYVGAATVGAAAWWFLYSEDGPNVTFYQLSHFMQCHDENEDFAGVECEIFEAAPPMTMALSVLVTIEMCNALNSLSENQSLLRMPPWSNCWLLGAMTLSMSLHFLIIYVDPLPMIFKLTHLNLTQWMIVLQLSFPVILLDEVLKFMARNYLEP; encoded by the exons ATGGAGAACGCTCACACAAAGAGCCCCTCTGAGTCCCTGGCCTATTTTGGGGTCAGCGAAACCTCGGGCTTAACTCCTGACCAGTTCAAGAAGAACTTGGCTAAATATGGCTACAACG AGCTGCCAGCTGAGGAAG GGAAGAGTATCTGGGAGCTGGTTATTGAGCAGTTCGAGGATTTGCTGGTCAGAATTTTACTgctggctgcctgcatttcattt GTGCTGGCCTGGTTTGAGGAAGGTGAAGAGACCGTGACTGCGTTTGTGGAGCCCTTCGTCATCCTACTCATCCTCATCGCCAATGCCGTGGTTGGAGTTTGGCAG GAGCGTAATGCAGAAAGTGCCATTGAAGCTCTGAAAGAGTATGAACCGGAAATGGGGAAGGTGTATCGTGCAGACAGGAAGAGCGTCCAGAGGATCAAGGCCAGAGAGATCGTCCCCGGGGACATCGTGGAAGTGTCCG TTGGAGACAAAGTTCCTGCTGACATCAGGATTACTGCTATCCGTTCTACCACTCTCCGTGTTGACCAGTCCATTCTTACCG GTGAGTCTGTCAGTGTGATCAAGCACACTGACGTCGTTCCTGACCCCAGAGCTGTGAACCAGGACAAGAAGAATATGCTGTTCTCC GGTACCAACATTGCGGCAGGAAAGGCCATCGGAGTAGCTGTGGCCACAGGTGTCTCCACTGAGATCGGCAAAATCCGTGACCAGATGGCAGCCACCGAGCAAGAGAAGACCCCACTGCAACAGAAGCTGGATGAATTTGGCGAGCAGCTTTCCAAAGTCATTTCCCTCATCTGCGTCGCCGTGTGGTTGATCAATATTGGCCACTTCAATGACCCCGTCCATGGCGGCTCATGGATCCGCGGTGCCGTCTACTACTTTAAGATCGCTGTGGCTTTGGCCGTTGCTGCCATCCCTGAAG GTCTGCCAGCTGTCATCACTACTTGCCTGGCTCTGGGCACACGCCGCATGGCCAAGAAGAATGCCATCGTCAGGAGTCTGCCATCCGTGGAGACTCTGGGCTGCACTTCCGTCATCTGTTCCGATAAGACCGGCACCCTCACCACCAATCAGATGTGTGTGACCAAG ATGTTCATCATTGATAAAGTGGAAGGTGACAATGTTGTCTTGGAAGATTTCAATATCTCTGGGTCCAAGTATACCCCCGAGGGAGAAGT CACCAAGGGCAGTGCCCCCGTGAAATGTGGCCAGTACGATGGCCTCGTGGAGCTGGCCACCATCTGTGCCCTGTGCAATGACTCCTCCCTGGACTACAATGAA tctaagGGTATTTACGAGAAGGTGGGTGAggctacagagactgccctctgcTGTCTGGTTGAGAAGATGAACGTGTTCAACACTGAGGTGCGTGGGCTGTCCAAGGTGGAGAGAGCCAACGCCTGCTGTACT GTGATTAAGCAACTGATGAAGAAGGACTTCACCCTGGAGTTCTCACGTGACAGGAAGTCCATGTCTGTTTATTGCTCGCCGGCCAAATCATCTCGTGTCGCTGTTGGTAACAAGATGTTTGTGAAG GGAGCCCCAGAGGGTGTCATTGATAGGTGCGCCTATGTGCGTGTTGGCACCACCCGGGTACCCCTGACACCCCCTGTCAAGGATAAAATCATGACTGTAATCAAGGAATGGGGTACTGGTAGGGACACCCTGCGCTGCCTGGCCCTTGCCACCCGTGACACTCCTctgaagatggaggagatgaacctGGAGGACTCAACcaagtttgcagaatatgaG ACTGACCTGACCTTCGTTGGCTGTGTGGGTATGCTTGATCCTCCACGTAAGGAAGTCTCTGTATCTATCGAGCTGTGTAGGGCTGCAGGAATCCGCGTCATCATGATCACTG GTGACAACAAGGGGACAGCGGTGGCCATCTGCCGTCGTATCGGCATCTTCGGTGAGGATGAGGATGTCACTGGCCGGGCCTTTACTGGACGTGAGTTTGATGACCTTCCCACATCCGAGCAGAGGGAGGCAGTCCGCCGGGCGTGCTGCTTTGCCCGTGTGGAGCCTGCTCACAAAAGCAAGATCGTGGAGTACCTGCAGAGCTACGATGAGATCACCGCCATG ACTGGTGATGGTGTAAATGACGCCCCTGCCCTGAAGAAGGCTGAGATTGGCATTGCCATGGGCTCTGGCACAGCTGTTGCCAAGTCTGCATCAGAGATGGTCCTGGCTGACGACAACTTCTCCTCCATCGTGGCGGCCGTGGAGGAGGGTCGTGCCATCTACAACAACATGAAGCAGTTCATCCGCTACCTCATCTCCTCGAACGTGGGCGAAGTCGTCTG TATCTTCCTCACAGCGGCTCTGGGTCTGCCTGAGGCTCTGATCCCGGTGCAGCTGCTGTGGGTGAACCTGGTAACGGACGGCCTTCCTGCCACTGCCCTGGGCTTCAACCCCCCAGACCTGGACATCATGGGCAAGGCCCCCCGTTCCCCGAAGGAGCCGCTTATCTCTGGCTGGCTCTTCTTCAGATACCTGGCCATTGGCG GCTATGTGGGCGCAGCTACAGTTGGTGCTGCAGCTTGGTGGTTCTTGTATAGTGAAGATGGTCCCAATGTCACTTTCTACCAGCTG TCCCACTTCATGCAGTGCCATGATGAGAATGAAGACTTTGCTGGTGTTGAATGTGAAATCTTTGAAGCTGCTCCACCAATGACCATGGCCCTGTCCGTGCTGGTCACCATCGAGATGTGCAATGCGCTCAACAG CCTTTCTGAGAATCAGTCACTGCTGCGCATgcctccctggagcaattgctGGCTGCTGGGTGCCATGACCCTCTCCATGTCCCTCCACTTCCTGATCATCTATGTGGACCCTCTTCCC ATGATCTTCAAGCTGACTCATTTAAATTTGACTCAGTGGATGATAGTGCTACAGCTGTCCTTCCCAGTTATCTTGCTTGATGAGGTGCTGAAGTTCATGGCTCGCAACTACCTGGAAC cCTAA